ATTCACCTTCGCAAGAATATTCATCACCACTTTGGTGTTCGCCGAGTCCAAGGCTCCCGTGGGTTCGTCCGCAAAGATATACTTAGGGCTCATCACAAGCGCACGGGCGATCGCTACCCTTTGGGCCTGACCTCCGGAGAGTCGGTTGATCCGATAGTCCATCCTATCTTTCAGATCGAATTCTTCGAGAAGGTGTTCCGCATAACTTTGATGTTCATTCAAAAGGCCCGCCTTTCTCGCGGGCATCAAAACGTTTTCGAGGGCCGTAAACTCGGGAAGTAGATAGTGAAACTGAAAGATAAATCCCATTCTTTTGTTTCGAAACTCGTGAATTTCTTCTTCGTCCATCTGATAGATATCTTTTCCGTCGATATGAATCTCTCCCCTACTCGGCGGATCCAAAGAACTGATCATATAAAGAAGCGTGCTCTTTCCGGATCCGGACTTTCCGGTGAGAGAAACATAATCTCCTTCTTGGATATCGAGGCTAACACCTTTGATGATTTCCGAATTTCCAAACATCTTCTGAAGATTGAAAACGGAGATTCCATTTTGAACGGCGGTCTGCATTCTTATTCTCCTCTTATGATCTCGATCGGAGAAAGTTTTCCCGCGGACCTCGCGGGAATCCAACTCGCAATCAACGTGGCGACCATCGACTGTAAAAATGCCTGGAAGTAGATCGCCGGCGCAAAGGAAACGACCATGGATCCAGCTCCGGCCGAAAATAAAGGATTTGAAAAAGGAAGAGATTCGATTCTCAAGCAGACTAAAAATCCGACGATGAGTCCGATGATTCCCCCAACGACTCCGAGAATCATTCCCTGCATCAAAAAGATCATAAGAACTTCTTTGGGTCGAAATCCAATCGAACGAAGAATGGCGATTTCTCTTTTCTTTTGGTTGATAATTACATTCAAAATATTGTATATTCCAAATCCTGCTACCACGAGAATGGCCGCGGTCATCGAATACCGGATCGCGTCCTGCAACTTAAAGATCGCAAAAAAACTGGAGTTGGCTTCCTGCCAGCTTAGAACCTTGTCTTCTCCGAGACCTCTCCATTCCTCAGCTTTTAAGATGGAACGATTTACGTCCTTTAGACGAACCGCGATGTCCGTGATCATTCCGGATTGTCCCGTCAACTGCTGCACTTCGGATAACAATCCGTAGGCGATGCTGTCGTCCAGAGCCTTGTTTCCGGAACGAAAGATTCCGGAAATACGAAACGGAGTTCTTTCCTGCAAACCCGCGGTGATCCAGACCGTTTTGTTGAGTCCCAATCCTAAGAGTTTCGAAAGTCCGTCTCCGAGGATGAGTCTGTTTCCGGCCGCAAGGGATTCTACACTTCCTTCCGTGATGTAATCCGCGAGAGGAGTGATCAAAATCTGTCTCGAAGGGATGATGCCTATGATCTTACCGGCTTCTTGATTGGAACCGGAATAAAGAAAGATTCTTCCGCTAACTTGCGGAGAATAAGCCTCCACTTCGGGATCGAGGTCCAACCTTTCATACCAGAGACTCGCCTGGTTCAAATGAGTGGATCCTCGTTTACCGGAAGGAGGAGAAAGCCAGAACACATTCTCGTTGGGAAAAAGATCGTCCATAGAATTGGCCTGGATGATTTCTTGTCTGGGTGAGATTCGAACGTGGCAGTCCGCGTTGATCAATTGATCGATGAGATAACCCCGGAAACCGAGTAAAACCCCGGAGATGATGATAAACGCGGCGGTTCCCAAAACGATTCCGGAAAGAGTCGTCAGAGTTTGTTTTCCCCTGACTAGCATTTGTCTGAGGGCGATAAACAACATCAGGGCGCCTCGGAGAGTCGATCTCCCGCTTGAATATCCCCTTCTTTGACTTCTATAAACTGTTCGGATCTGAGTCCGGGGGTAAAGGAGACTGCAAGAGATTTACCGTTTCTGAATATTATAATTTTATGTTTCTTTTCGTATTTTCGAGGAACCAAGACCGCGTTATCCCGTTTACCGACTTCGATCGCAACGTCCGCCGTCATTCCTGGAAGAACTCCTTCCGGAAAACGGGCGGCTTCGATCCTCGCAAAAAATTGTCCCGCGTGAGAAAAGGTTCCTTGAACCTTTCCTTGTATGACTTCGTTCGGTTTTCCTTCAAAGCGTATGAGCGCCGACTGTCCCTTTTTTATCGAAAGAAGAATCTGTTCGTCCAGAGCCACCACGAGATATTTCGCCCCGACTCCCAAAACCTCTACGGCCTGCATCGTTTGAAACGCGACCTCTCCCTCGTGATAACCGATATCCGAAACGATTCCTCGGATCGGAGATCGAACTGTGGTAAGACCTTCCAACTGTAAAAGACTCTGGCCCGGAAAGACTTCGTCTCCTTCCAAAACAAAAACCTTGGTCACTTTTGTGGGAACCCCAACTCGAAATCGAAACGTATCCAAGGAATGTACGGTTCCTAATCCGTAGGCTTTTTCCGATATCGGACCTACGACGGCGACGTCCTCAGTTTTCGGTTTGTTTTTCAATTGAAAGATCAGAATCAAAACCGCGATCGGAAGAAGCGCGGAAACAATTCTATAGGGAAGTCGCAAAGACTTATAAATTCTCCAAAAGGATTTGAGCTTGTTGACTACAACTTTCATTCTCACTGACTCCAACTTACTTTTTTTTCTTCGTCTTTGTAGTTTTGGGAACCGTCTTCTTTTTCTTTGCTTGCGGCTTTGCAACTGCGACTTCTTTCTTTTTAGGCGCGAGTCCCGCCGCGATAAAATCGGTAGTTCGTTTTAACTCGGCTTCTGCGTCCCAATCTTTATCTTCTTCCGGCTGAAAGAATACTTCGGTAAGAAGGATATAACCGGAAAGATTGGTAGCAACGAGTCGAAACGCGGACGGGATCGGAATGTCTTTGATGAGCCCCTTGTCCTGAAACGCCTTGAGACGTTCCACGATCAAGGGTGCGAGTTTTTGTTTAAAGACCCTTTCCAGAATTCCTCGAATCTCCGGTGAGATCATCGCTTCTTGAACGATGATACGAATGAGGTTTCGATTTTTTCGGATAAAAGCGATTCTCTCTTCAAAGACGGCCTGTAGGAATTCTTCGAAGGTTGAATAGTCTTGGGAAAAGACTACTTTCAATCGTTTTAAAGTGAGGGGCGCGATAAAACTTTCCATGATCGGCATCGCGAGACTCAAAAGAAGTTCTTTCTTACTCTTGAAGTGTTTGAAGATCAGGCCTTCGGCGACTCCTGCCTTTTTTGCGATCTCGCCGGTGGTTGTTGCGGAAAATCCCTTTTGCGCGAAGATTTCCATCGCCGCCAAAAAGATCTTTTTTTGACCTTCGGGCCAACCCGGATCCAATTCTATATTTTCTTTGATTTCTTGCATGGTGAGTGATTACTCACTCATGATAACAAAAGCACGTATTTCTGTCAAGGGTCAAAGTGAATCCAAACCTTCTTTTTAGAAAAAAATTTCAGGAGAACCGTAAGGGTTAGAATATCAA
This is a stretch of genomic DNA from Leptospira tipperaryensis. It encodes these proteins:
- a CDS encoding ABC transporter ATP-binding protein produces the protein MQTAVQNGISVFNLQKMFGNSEIIKGVSLDIQEGDYVSLTGKSGSGKSTLLYMISSLDPPSRGEIHIDGKDIYQMDEEEIHEFRNKRMGFIFQFHYLLPEFTALENVLMPARKAGLLNEHQSYAEHLLEEFDLKDRMDYRINRLSGGQAQRVAIARALVMSPKYIFADEPTGALDSANTKVVMNILAKVNEERKTTIVVVTHDPDFAARTKRQIHLVDGRIVSGKEWEAIQKASKVGR
- a CDS encoding ABC transporter permease, translating into MLFIALRQMLVRGKQTLTTLSGIVLGTAAFIIISGVLLGFRGYLIDQLINADCHVRISPRQEIIQANSMDDLFPNENVFWLSPPSGKRGSTHLNQASLWYERLDLDPEVEAYSPQVSGRIFLYSGSNQEAGKIIGIIPSRQILITPLADYITEGSVESLAAGNRLILGDGLSKLLGLGLNKTVWITAGLQERTPFRISGIFRSGNKALDDSIAYGLLSEVQQLTGQSGMITDIAVRLKDVNRSILKAEEWRGLGEDKVLSWQEANSSFFAIFKLQDAIRYSMTAAILVVAGFGIYNILNVIINQKKREIAILRSIGFRPKEVLMIFLMQGMILGVVGGIIGLIVGFLVCLRIESLPFSNPLFSAGAGSMVVSFAPAIYFQAFLQSMVATLIASWIPARSAGKLSPIEIIRGE
- a CDS encoding secretion protein HlyD; the protein is MKVVVNKLKSFWRIYKSLRLPYRIVSALLPIAVLILIFQLKNKPKTEDVAVVGPISEKAYGLGTVHSLDTFRFRVGVPTKVTKVFVLEGDEVFPGQSLLQLEGLTTVRSPIRGIVSDIGYHEGEVAFQTMQAVEVLGVGAKYLVVALDEQILLSIKKGQSALIRFEGKPNEVIQGKVQGTFSHAGQFFARIEAARFPEGVLPGMTADVAIEVGKRDNAVLVPRKYEKKHKIIIFRNGKSLAVSFTPGLRSEQFIEVKEGDIQAGDRLSEAP
- a CDS encoding TetR/AcrR family transcriptional regulator, which gives rise to MKENIELDPGWPEGQKKIFLAAMEIFAQKGFSATTTGEIAKKAGVAEGLIFKHFKSKKELLLSLAMPIMESFIAPLTLKRLKVVFSQDYSTFEEFLQAVFEERIAFIRKNRNLIRIIVQEAMISPEIRGILERVFKQKLAPLIVERLKAFQDKGLIKDIPIPSAFRLVATNLSGYILLTEVFFQPEEDKDWDAEAELKRTTDFIAAGLAPKKKEVAVAKPQAKKKKTVPKTTKTKKKK